A single region of the Streptomyces caelestis genome encodes:
- a CDS encoding NAD(P)H-dependent glycerol-3-phosphate dehydrogenase, producing the protein MSKPVKAAVLSAGSWGTAFGMVLADAGCEVTLWGRRPEVVEAINSTRTNPDYFPGVELPENVRATTDPAEAAADADFTVLSVPSQTLRANLADWAPLLAPGTVLVSLMKGVELGSAMRMSEVIDDVAKVGPDRIAVVTGPNLAREIAARMPAAAVVACTDEAVAQRLQTACHTPYFRPYTNTDVVGCELGGAVKNVIGLAVGIADGMGLGDNAKGSLITRGLAETTRLGMALGADPLTFSGLAGLGDLVATCSSPLSRNHTFGTNLGRGMTLQETIAVTKQTAEGVKSCESVLDLARRHGVDMPITETVVGIVHEGKPPVVALKELMSRSAKPERR; encoded by the coding sequence GTGAGCAAGCCGGTCAAGGCGGCGGTGCTGAGCGCCGGTTCGTGGGGCACGGCCTTCGGCATGGTGCTCGCCGACGCCGGGTGCGAGGTCACCCTGTGGGGACGCCGCCCGGAAGTCGTGGAGGCGATCAACTCCACCCGCACCAACCCCGACTACTTCCCGGGGGTCGAACTCCCGGAGAACGTGCGGGCCACCACGGATCCCGCGGAGGCCGCCGCGGACGCCGACTTCACGGTCCTCTCGGTGCCCTCGCAGACCCTGCGCGCCAACCTCGCCGACTGGGCGCCGCTGCTCGCCCCCGGCACGGTCCTCGTATCGCTGATGAAGGGCGTCGAACTCGGCTCCGCGATGCGGATGAGCGAGGTCATCGACGACGTCGCCAAGGTCGGCCCGGACCGCATCGCCGTGGTCACCGGACCCAACCTGGCCCGCGAGATCGCCGCGCGGATGCCGGCCGCCGCCGTGGTAGCCTGCACCGACGAGGCCGTCGCCCAGCGGCTCCAGACCGCCTGCCACACGCCCTACTTCCGCCCGTACACCAACACCGACGTCGTCGGCTGCGAACTCGGCGGCGCGGTCAAGAACGTCATCGGCCTGGCCGTCGGCATCGCGGACGGCATGGGCCTCGGCGACAACGCCAAGGGCTCGCTCATCACCCGCGGTCTCGCCGAGACCACCCGGCTCGGCATGGCGCTCGGCGCCGACCCGCTGACCTTCTCCGGACTCGCGGGCCTGGGCGACCTGGTGGCCACCTGCTCCTCGCCGCTGTCCCGCAACCACACCTTCGGCACCAACCTCGGCAGGGGCATGACCCTCCAGGAGACCATCGCGGTCACCAAGCAGACCGCCGAGGGCGTCAAGTCCTGCGAATCCGTGCTGGATCTGGCCCGTCGGCACGGCGTCGACATGCCCATCACGGAGACGGTCGTCGGCATCGTGCACGAGGGCAAGCCTCCGGTGGTGGCTCTCAAGGAGCTGATGTCGCGCAGCGCGAAGCCGGAACGACGCTGA
- a CDS encoding D-alanine--D-alanine ligase family protein — protein sequence MSTENLPQSPEQPPRKPRVAVVFGGRSSEHGISVVTAGAVLKAIDRTKYDVLPIGITQDGRWALTADEPERMAIVDRRQPSVDLLAESDEGGVILPVDPANREVVYSEPGSVPKALGEVDVVFPMLHGPYGEDGTLQGLLELSGVPYVGSGVLASAVGQDKEYMKRVFTSFGLRVGPYVVVRPREWERDEAGARKKIVDFAGEHGWPLFVKPARAGSSIGITKVDDLSGLDAAIAEAQRHDPKILVEAALRGREIECGVLEFEDGPRASAPAEIPSPEAHAYYDFEAKYIDSTPGIVPAPLTPEETAEVQRLAVDAFEAASCEGLVRADFFLTEDGEFVINEINTMPGFTPISMYPQMWQASGVSYPELVDRLVQAALRRSTGLR from the coding sequence ATGAGCACCGAGAACCTCCCCCAGAGCCCCGAGCAGCCGCCGCGCAAGCCGCGTGTGGCCGTCGTGTTCGGCGGGCGCAGCTCCGAACACGGGATCTCCGTGGTCACGGCCGGCGCCGTCCTCAAGGCCATCGACCGGACGAAGTACGACGTCCTGCCGATCGGCATCACCCAGGACGGCCGCTGGGCGCTCACGGCGGACGAACCGGAGCGGATGGCGATCGTCGACCGGCGCCAGCCGAGCGTCGACCTGCTCGCCGAGTCCGACGAGGGCGGAGTGATCCTCCCGGTCGACCCCGCCAACCGCGAAGTCGTCTACAGCGAGCCGGGGTCCGTCCCCAAGGCGCTCGGCGAGGTCGACGTGGTCTTCCCGATGCTGCACGGCCCCTACGGCGAGGACGGCACCCTGCAGGGCCTCCTGGAGCTCTCCGGTGTCCCGTACGTCGGTTCGGGGGTGCTCGCCTCGGCCGTGGGCCAGGACAAGGAGTACATGAAGCGGGTGTTCACCTCGTTCGGGCTCCGGGTCGGCCCGTACGTGGTGGTCCGCCCGCGCGAGTGGGAGCGCGACGAGGCCGGCGCCCGCAAGAAGATCGTCGACTTCGCCGGTGAGCACGGCTGGCCGCTGTTCGTGAAGCCGGCGCGCGCCGGTTCGTCGATCGGCATCACCAAGGTCGACGACCTCTCCGGGCTCGACGCGGCGATCGCCGAGGCCCAGCGGCACGACCCGAAGATCCTCGTGGAGGCCGCGCTGCGCGGCCGCGAGATCGAGTGCGGCGTCCTGGAGTTCGAGGACGGTCCCCGGGCCTCAGCGCCCGCCGAGATCCCCTCTCCCGAGGCACACGCTTATTACGACTTCGAGGCCAAGTACATCGACTCGACGCCGGGAATCGTGCCGGCGCCTCTGACGCCCGAGGAGACGGCCGAGGTGCAGCGCCTGGCGGTCGACGCCTTCGAGGCGGCGTCCTGCGAGGGCCTGGTCCGCGCGGACTTCTTCCTCACCGAGGACGGCGAGTTCGTGATCAACGAGATCAACACGATGCCCGGCTTCACGCCCATCTCGATGTATCCGCAGATGTGGCAGGCGAGCGGGGTGAGCTACCCGGAGCTGGTGGACCGCCTGGTGCAGGCGGCACTTCGCCGTTCCACGGGCCTTCGCTAG
- a CDS encoding DUF3515 domain-containing protein, producing MNSFRHRHRSVSRVFLRLPALALLITAAACSSADDSASAAVPSPGAKVAELCRNLDKVLPAKVDGERREDPEPASALTAGWGSPAIILRCGVPQPPKMVDPKVADGRDPDAVAGGVNGVDWLMEKQDDGGYRFTSANREAYVEVAVPEGVDSSGVLTDLASAVKKAIPKGIAS from the coding sequence GTGAACTCTTTCCGTCACCGGCACCGTTCTGTGTCCCGCGTTTTCCTCCGCCTGCCCGCTCTCGCGCTGTTGATCACTGCCGCGGCCTGCTCCTCGGCAGACGACAGCGCGTCGGCGGCGGTTCCCAGTCCGGGCGCGAAGGTCGCGGAACTGTGCCGGAACCTGGACAAGGTACTGCCCGCGAAGGTGGACGGGGAGCGCCGCGAGGATCCCGAGCCCGCGTCGGCGCTGACGGCGGGCTGGGGCAGCCCGGCGATCATACTTCGCTGCGGTGTGCCGCAGCCGCCGAAGATGGTCGATCCGAAGGTGGCCGACGGACGGGATCCGGATGCCGTCGCCGGGGGTGTGAACGGGGTCGACTGGCTGATGGAGAAGCAGGACGACGGGGGGTACCGGTTCACCTCGGCGAACCGTGAGGCCTATGTCGAGGTGGCCGTGCCGGAGGGCGTGGACAGCTCGGGGGTGCTGACCGATCTGGCTTCGGCCGTGAAGAAGGCGATCCCCAAGGGGATCGCCTCCTGA
- a CDS encoding Lrp/AsnC family transcriptional regulator produces the protein MVQAYILIQTEVGKASTVAETISKIPGVIQAEDVTGPYDVIVRAQADTVDDLGRMVVAKVQQVDGITRTLTCPVVHL, from the coding sequence GTGGTACAGGCGTACATCCTGATCCAGACGGAGGTCGGCAAGGCGTCGACCGTCGCCGAGACGATCAGCAAGATTCCTGGGGTCATCCAGGCCGAGGACGTCACAGGACCGTACGACGTGATCGTGCGGGCCCAGGCCGACACCGTCGACGACCTCGGCCGCATGGTGGTCGCCAAGGTCCAGCAAGTGGACGGCATCACCCGCACCCTGACCTGCCCGGTCGTCCATCTGTAG
- a CDS encoding thiamine-phosphate kinase: protein MKGTVGELGEFGLIRELTSRLTTTPAVRVGPGDDAAVVAAPDRRVVASTDILVEGRHFRRDWSTAYDVGRKAAAQNLADIAAMGAVPTALLLGLVVPAELPVTWPSELMDGLRDECQVAGAAVVGGDVVRGDSIVVSITALGDLRNQEPVTRAGAQPGDLVAVTGWLGWSAAGYAVLSRGFRSPRAFVEAHRRPEPPYHAGPAAAGLGATAMCDVSDGLIADLGHIAEASKVRIDIRSGAIDIPSQMNDIGQAVGVDPMQWVLTGGEDHAIVATFPPDVKLPARWKVIGEVLNPSALPQVTVDGAPWTSKGGWDHFGDMES from the coding sequence ATGAAGGGCACTGTTGGTGAGCTCGGTGAGTTCGGGCTCATCAGGGAGCTCACCTCCCGTCTGACCACCACCCCGGCGGTCCGGGTCGGCCCCGGCGACGATGCCGCCGTGGTGGCCGCGCCCGACCGCAGGGTCGTGGCCAGTACGGACATCCTGGTGGAGGGCCGGCACTTCCGCCGGGACTGGTCGACGGCCTACGACGTGGGCCGCAAGGCGGCGGCGCAGAACCTCGCCGACATCGCCGCCATGGGCGCCGTGCCGACCGCGCTGCTGCTCGGTCTGGTCGTTCCGGCCGAGTTGCCGGTGACATGGCCGAGCGAGCTGATGGACGGCCTGCGCGACGAGTGCCAGGTGGCCGGTGCCGCCGTGGTCGGCGGTGACGTCGTACGCGGCGACTCGATCGTGGTGTCGATCACCGCGCTCGGCGACCTGCGCAACCAGGAGCCGGTGACGCGGGCGGGCGCGCAGCCCGGCGACCTCGTCGCGGTGACGGGCTGGCTGGGCTGGTCGGCGGCCGGTTACGCGGTGCTCTCCCGGGGGTTCCGCTCGCCGCGCGCCTTCGTGGAGGCCCACCGCCGCCCCGAGCCGCCGTACCACGCGGGTCCGGCCGCCGCCGGGCTCGGGGCGACCGCCATGTGCGACGTGAGCGACGGGCTGATCGCCGACCTCGGGCACATCGCCGAGGCCAGCAAGGTCCGTATCGACATCCGCTCCGGGGCGATCGACATCCCCTCCCAGATGAACGACATCGGGCAGGCCGTCGGCGTCGACCCCATGCAGTGGGTGCTGACCGGGGGAGAGGACCACGCGATCGTGGCGACCTTCCCGCCGGACGTGAAGCTGCCCGCCCGCTGGAAGGTCATCGGCGAGGTCCTCAACCCGTCGGCGCTGCCCCAGGTGACGGTCGACGGGGCGCCGTGGACCAGCAAGGGCGGCTGGGACCACTTCGGAGACATGGAGTCATGA
- the thiD gene encoding bifunctional hydroxymethylpyrimidine kinase/phosphomethylpyrimidine kinase: MIPNVLTVAGSDSGGGAGIQADLKTMLALGVHGMSVLTAVTAQNSLGVQGAWELPVEAVRAQYRSVVDDIGVQAVKTGMLASAELVETVAELIAGTDAPVVVDPVGVSKHGDSLLAASALGSVRTKLLPVATVATPNLDEVAQLTGVRVETEEQLRRAAAAVLGYGPRWVLIKGGHLSGDAVDLLTDGSEEHWLRAPRHDNRHTHGTGCTLASAIASQLAKGHTVPEAVAAAKEYVTGAIEAGFALGGGIGPVDHGWRFRTGC; encoded by the coding sequence ATGATTCCCAACGTCCTCACGGTGGCGGGCTCCGACTCGGGCGGCGGCGCCGGCATCCAGGCCGACCTGAAGACGATGCTCGCCCTCGGCGTGCACGGCATGAGCGTCCTCACGGCGGTGACCGCGCAGAACTCCCTCGGCGTACAGGGGGCTTGGGAGCTGCCGGTGGAGGCGGTGCGGGCCCAGTACCGCAGCGTCGTGGACGACATCGGCGTCCAGGCGGTCAAGACCGGGATGCTGGCCTCCGCCGAACTCGTGGAGACGGTGGCCGAGTTGATCGCGGGCACGGACGCCCCGGTGGTCGTCGACCCGGTGGGCGTCTCCAAGCACGGCGACTCCCTGCTCGCCGCCTCGGCGCTGGGCTCCGTCCGTACGAAGCTGCTGCCGGTGGCGACGGTCGCCACCCCCAACCTCGACGAGGTCGCCCAGCTGACGGGCGTGCGCGTCGAGACGGAGGAGCAGCTGCGGCGGGCCGCGGCGGCCGTGCTCGGATACGGACCGCGGTGGGTGCTGATCAAGGGCGGTCACCTGTCCGGGGACGCCGTGGACCTGCTCACGGACGGCTCCGAGGAGCACTGGCTGCGGGCGCCGAGGCACGACAACCGGCACACCCACGGCACGGGCTGCACCCTCGCCTCCGCCATCGCGTCACAGCTCGCCAAGGGGCATACGGTGCCGGAGGCGGTGGCGGCGGCCAAGGAATACGTCACCGGGGCGATCGAGGCCGGGTTCGCCCTCGGCGGGGGGATCGGGCCGGTGGATCATGGCTGGCGCTTCCGCACCGGTTGCTGA
- the rpmB gene encoding 50S ribosomal protein L28 — protein MAANCDVCGKGPGFGNNISHSHRRTPRRWNPNIQRVRTVVGGTPKRVNACTSCIKAGKVSR, from the coding sequence GTGGCTGCCAACTGCGACGTCTGTGGCAAGGGGCCGGGCTTCGGCAACAACATCTCGCACTCGCACCGCCGTACGCCCCGCCGCTGGAACCCGAACATCCAGCGTGTGCGTACCGTGGTGGGCGGGACGCCGAAGCGCGTGAACGCTTGCACCTCGTGCATCAAGGCCGGCAAGGTCTCGCGCTGA